Proteins co-encoded in one Merismopedia glauca CCAP 1448/3 genomic window:
- a CDS encoding DsbA family oxidoreductase, with protein sequence MEPIRIFHFSDVLCIWAYIAQIRLDELKTTFQDRVALEYHFVPVFGVAREKLENRWRDRGGLKGYSDHVHEVVQKFDYITIHPDIWTKVTPPSSTSCHLFLHAIQILEAKGLVEQQAFEKAIWAFREAFFTQLANISDRKVQFEIAEELKLSIAAIQAQIDSGEAYAQLSKDFELVKEHTVTVSPTLIFNEGRQRLNGNVGYRVIEANIRELLHNPPGEQSWC encoded by the coding sequence ATGGAACCTATTCGTATCTTTCACTTTTCCGATGTTCTGTGTATTTGGGCTTATATTGCTCAGATTCGTCTGGATGAGTTGAAAACAACCTTTCAAGATCGAGTTGCGCTCGAATACCACTTCGTCCCTGTCTTTGGTGTTGCTCGTGAAAAGCTGGAGAACCGATGGCGCGATCGCGGTGGCTTAAAAGGATATAGTGACCACGTTCACGAAGTTGTACAAAAGTTCGATTACATCACTATTCATCCTGATATTTGGACTAAAGTTACGCCACCTTCATCCACATCCTGTCATTTATTTCTTCATGCGATTCAAATATTAGAAGCGAAGGGATTGGTGGAGCAACAGGCATTTGAAAAAGCAATCTGGGCATTTCGGGAGGCATTTTTTACCCAACTGGCAAATATTTCTGACCGCAAAGTACAATTTGAAATTGCCGAAGAGTTAAAACTTTCGATCGCTGCTATCCAAGCTCAGATTGATAGTGGTGAGGCATACGCTCAACTATCCAAGGATTTTGAATTAGTCAAAGAGCATACGGTTACGGTCAGTCCTACCCTGATTTTTAATGAAGGACGACAGAGACTCAACGGCAATGTGGGCTACCGGGTCATCGAAGCTAATATTCGGGAGTTACTACACAATCCTCCCGGAGAGCAATCCTGGTGTTAG
- a CDS encoding DUF948 domain-containing protein — MTEPIFWLGLSILLVAASLTAVLVAALPALQELARAARSAEKLFDTLNRELPPTLEAIRLTGLEISDLTDEVNEGVKSATQVVKQVDRSVVGAKQQAQKVQVGTRSLWSGVKAAWKTFNAPNIASQRELERLPPSKQTLPNSLERLPKTRRPSDANRLVSHTYPNYSANDPSNYVEEESNDSEWEDYV, encoded by the coding sequence GTGACTGAACCAATTTTCTGGCTAGGATTATCGATACTATTAGTTGCAGCAAGTTTAACGGCTGTTTTGGTAGCGGCGCTCCCAGCGTTGCAGGAATTGGCTCGTGCAGCGAGAAGTGCGGAAAAGCTGTTTGATACTTTAAACCGCGAACTACCACCCACCTTGGAAGCCATCCGCCTCACAGGACTAGAGATTAGCGATCTGACAGATGAAGTGAATGAAGGTGTCAAAAGTGCCACTCAAGTAGTCAAACAAGTGGATCGCTCCGTTGTCGGTGCTAAACAGCAAGCGCAAAAAGTCCAAGTTGGGACTCGTAGTTTGTGGAGTGGTGTCAAAGCTGCTTGGAAAACTTTTAATGCTCCCAATATCGCCTCCCAAAGAGAGCTAGAGCGTCTCCCACCCAGTAAGCAGACTCTTCCCAATTCCCTAGAGCGTTTACCAAAAACTCGTCGCCCTTCAGATGCTAATCGATTAGTTTCTCACACCTACCCTAATTATTCCGCCAACGATCCTTCTAACTATGTGGAAGAAGAGAGTAATGATTCAGAGTGGGAAGATTATGTTTAG
- a CDS encoding YtxH domain-containing protein — MSKSNTGAFIIGMVTGTVLGTMAGLLVSPRSSRQTKQFVKKSVEALPDLAEDLSTTMQIQADRISESALRNWDETLNRLQVAIAAGIRASQQERQSLKNPDISPQDSSLRASEY; from the coding sequence ATGTCAAAATCAAATACGGGAGCTTTTATTATTGGAATGGTTACAGGGACAGTGCTAGGGACTATGGCAGGTTTATTAGTCTCTCCTCGCAGTAGTAGACAAACTAAACAATTTGTCAAGAAATCTGTCGAGGCTCTTCCCGATCTCGCGGAAGATTTGTCTACTACCATGCAAATTCAAGCCGATCGCATTTCAGAATCAGCCCTGCGTAACTGGGATGAAACCCTAAATCGGCTTCAAGTGGCGATCGCCGCCGGAATTAGAGCTAGTCAGCAAGAACGGCAATCCCTCAAAAATCCTGATATTTCACCTCAAGATTCTTCTTTAAGGGCATCTGAGTACTAA
- the bioB gene encoding biotin synthase BioB: MRDSLLVGVELISLEQVRQIYQQPLTALVFEAQSWHRQYHEPDAVQLCTLANIKSGNCPEDCKYCPQSARYETEVENYGLLPLDDVIEQAQAAKANGSSRFCMGAAWRKVPDGVQFEQVLEMVRQVVDLGMEACVTLGMLRPDQAVKLAEAGLTAYNHNLDTSARFYPEIITTRTYQDRLETIKAVAAAGIEVCCGGIVGMGETDLDRIELIHTLANLDPQPKSVPINALVPVEGTPFGDLPILDPLVLVRTIATTRIAIPKATVRLSAGRRSMSLAEQALCFLAGANSIFTGDRLLTTPNPGLDADAQMLEQLGLISQKSEVRSQKLR; encoded by the coding sequence ATGCGTGACAGCTTATTAGTGGGTGTGGAATTGATTTCTCTAGAGCAGGTTCGACAAATATATCAGCAACCTCTGACGGCTTTGGTGTTTGAGGCGCAATCATGGCATCGTCAATATCATGAACCAGATGCCGTGCAGTTATGCACTTTGGCTAATATTAAGTCGGGTAATTGTCCTGAAGACTGCAAGTATTGCCCTCAAAGTGCGCGTTATGAGACTGAGGTTGAAAATTATGGGCTGTTACCTTTAGATGATGTCATAGAGCAGGCTCAAGCAGCTAAAGCCAACGGTTCATCTCGTTTCTGTATGGGTGCGGCTTGGAGAAAAGTACCAGATGGGGTGCAATTTGAGCAAGTCCTAGAAATGGTCAGACAAGTTGTAGATTTGGGGATGGAAGCTTGTGTCACGTTGGGGATGCTGCGCCCAGATCAAGCGGTAAAGTTAGCAGAGGCTGGCTTAACTGCCTATAACCATAATTTAGACACTTCTGCGCGGTTTTACCCCGAAATTATCACGACTCGCACCTATCAAGACCGATTAGAGACAATTAAAGCGGTAGCTGCGGCGGGAATTGAGGTTTGTTGTGGTGGAATTGTGGGGATGGGGGAAACGGATTTAGATCGGATCGAGTTAATTCATACTTTAGCTAATCTAGATCCACAACCCAAATCGGTGCCAATTAATGCTTTAGTACCTGTAGAAGGAACGCCATTCGGGGATTTACCGATTCTCGATCCTTTGGTGTTGGTGCGGACGATCGCCACGACTCGAATTGCGATTCCCAAGGCTACTGTAAGGCTCTCTGCTGGTCGTCGCAGCATGAGTTTAGCAGAACAGGCATTATGTTTTCTAGCTGGAGCTAATTCCATTTTTACAGGCGATCGCTTACTCACAACCCCCAATCCAGGATTAGATGCAGATGCTCAAATGTTAGAACAGCTAGGATTAATAAGTCAGAAGTCAGAAGTCAGAAGTCAGAAGTTGCGTTAA